The proteins below come from a single Comamonas antarctica genomic window:
- a CDS encoding PaaI family thioesterase produces the protein MDIDAVLAQWSAQETAVRARLNPGARPPASLAGLTGMELFAAIFAGDFPRAPMGLTLDFIPIHMEPGTAVFQGRPQRQHYNPLGSVHGGWFATLLDSAVGCAVHTTLPAGKGFTTLELKLNMVRALSDRVPLVRAEGKVIHQGRQVATAEGRLVGPDGKLYAHATTTCLIFDLPSSAQESAHVHH, from the coding sequence ATGGACATCGATGCTGTGCTCGCGCAATGGAGCGCGCAGGAAACCGCGGTGCGCGCGCGCCTCAATCCTGGCGCGCGGCCGCCGGCCTCGCTCGCGGGCCTCACCGGCATGGAGTTGTTCGCGGCGATTTTCGCGGGCGACTTCCCACGCGCGCCCATGGGGCTCACGCTCGATTTCATTCCCATCCACATGGAGCCCGGCACTGCGGTGTTCCAGGGCCGGCCGCAGCGCCAGCATTACAACCCGCTGGGCAGCGTGCACGGCGGGTGGTTCGCGACCCTGCTCGACTCGGCCGTGGGCTGCGCCGTGCACACGACCCTGCCCGCGGGCAAGGGCTTCACCACGCTGGAGCTCAAGCTCAACATGGTGCGCGCCCTCAGCGACCGCGTGCCTTTGGTGCGTGCCGAAGGCAAGGTGATCCACCAGGGCCGCCAGGTCGCGACCGCCGAAGGGCGGCTCGTGGGCCCCGATGGCAAGCTCTACGCGCATGCCACCACGACCTGCCTGATCTTCGATCTTCCATCCAGCGCCCAGGAGTCCGCCCATGTCCACCACTGA
- a CDS encoding ParD-like family protein has translation MGIVKISDALHDSVRTASTALSRSINAQAEHWLRVGMMAELHPLLNYSDICQLLIQQAAAPGGAASAAFALPTPARALQPASGAAR, from the coding sequence ATGGGAATCGTAAAAATTTCAGACGCACTGCATGACAGCGTGCGCACCGCCAGCACGGCCCTGAGCCGCTCCATCAACGCCCAGGCAGAGCACTGGCTGCGGGTCGGCATGATGGCCGAGCTGCATCCGCTGCTGAACTATTCGGATATCTGCCAGCTGCTGATCCAGCAGGCCGCCGCACCGGGCGGTGCCGCGTCTGCGGCATTTGCCTTGCCCACGCCGGCGCGCGCACTGCAGCCAGCCAGCGGAGCGGCCCGATGA
- a CDS encoding isopenicillin N synthase family dioxygenase produces the protein MNTATYDLTELQKETRMGAMGSESRSREIRKIDLSNFEQRKTEIANQLWDAAVDVGFFQVVNHGIALDDVHEAFAMAERFFALPDDVKAQYPLKKALNVGWESRAQVRPSTGTPDQKESYQITRPHMQGLWPSEQELAGFQATMLAFEGQCWQVAMQVLSCFAFKLGFDDGFFLRAHDPAQQSYQSTLRLLHYFATPPEQQASLGLWRAGAHTDFDCLSLLFQRQGQGGLQVCPGKEMESQEWTSVEPDEKAITCNIGDMLMRWSDDQLPSNFHRVKNPLPGEYMGPRYSLAFFAQANRDAIIEGPGGKYPPISAGDYLNQRVAANFKAY, from the coding sequence ATGAACACCGCCACCTACGACCTGACCGAGTTGCAAAAGGAAACGCGCATGGGCGCGATGGGCTCCGAGAGCCGCAGCCGCGAGATCCGCAAGATCGACCTGTCGAATTTCGAGCAGCGCAAGACCGAGATTGCCAACCAGCTCTGGGACGCCGCCGTCGATGTCGGCTTCTTCCAGGTCGTGAACCATGGCATCGCGCTCGATGATGTGCACGAAGCGTTTGCGATGGCCGAGCGCTTCTTCGCGCTGCCGGACGATGTGAAGGCGCAATACCCGTTGAAGAAGGCGCTCAACGTCGGCTGGGAAAGCCGCGCCCAGGTGCGCCCCTCGACCGGCACGCCGGACCAGAAGGAGTCCTACCAGATCACGCGCCCGCACATGCAGGGCCTGTGGCCCAGCGAACAGGAGCTGGCTGGCTTCCAGGCCACCATGCTGGCCTTCGAGGGCCAGTGCTGGCAGGTGGCGATGCAGGTGCTGTCGTGCTTTGCGTTCAAGCTCGGCTTCGACGACGGCTTCTTCCTGCGCGCGCACGACCCGGCGCAGCAGAGCTACCAGAGCACGCTGCGCCTGCTGCACTATTTTGCGACGCCGCCCGAGCAGCAGGCCAGCCTGGGCCTGTGGCGCGCGGGTGCGCACACCGACTTCGACTGCCTGAGCCTGCTGTTCCAGCGCCAGGGCCAGGGCGGGCTGCAGGTCTGCCCGGGCAAGGAGATGGAGAGCCAGGAGTGGACATCGGTCGAGCCCGATGAAAAAGCCATCACCTGCAATATCGGCGACATGCTGATGCGCTGGAGCGACGACCAACTGCCCTCGAACTTCCACCGCGTGAAGAACCCGTTGCCCGGCGAGTACATGGGCCCGCGCTACAGCCTGGCGTTCTTTGCGCAGGCCAACCGCGACGCGATCATCGAAGGCCCGGGCGGCAAGTACCCGCCGATCTCGGCCGGGGATTATCTGAACCAGCGCGTGGCGGCGAACTTCAAGGCCTACTGA
- a CDS encoding nucleoside deaminase, whose translation MSALVFATPLPLEEPAPLGDTDGTYLRQAIALSGTARARGNRPFGAVVVDAQGALLAEAYCSTTETGDCTAHAETNAVRQLSPRVPREVLAQATLYSSAEPCVMCAGAIFWSGIGRVVFGIDAVRLRVFRGERAEQRDAELSCRDVFAASPHEIECIGPALIDEASLPHVGFWKA comes from the coding sequence ATGTCCGCCCTCGTATTCGCCACGCCCCTGCCGCTCGAAGAACCCGCGCCGCTGGGCGACACCGACGGCACCTATCTGCGCCAGGCCATTGCGCTGTCGGGCACGGCGCGCGCGCGCGGCAACCGGCCGTTTGGCGCGGTGGTGGTCGATGCGCAAGGCGCCCTGCTGGCCGAAGCCTATTGCAGCACCACCGAAACCGGCGACTGCACCGCGCATGCCGAGACCAACGCCGTGCGCCAGCTCAGCCCCCGGGTCCCGCGCGAGGTGCTGGCCCAGGCCACGCTGTACTCGTCGGCCGAGCCCTGCGTGATGTGCGCGGGCGCAATTTTCTGGTCGGGCATCGGCCGCGTGGTGTTCGGCATCGATGCGGTGCGGCTGCGCGTGTTCCGCGGCGAGCGCGCCGAGCAGCGCGATGCCGAGCTGTCCTGCCGCGATGTGTTTGCCGCGTCGCCGCACGAGATCGAATGCATCGGCCCGGCGCTGATCGACGAGGCCAGCCTGCCGCATGTGGGCTTCTGGAAGGCATGA
- the rpoD gene encoding RNA polymerase sigma factor RpoD, which yields MPASKSPKLPKSAAGPAAPAEKSLPATAAARAPSKALTTATPTAEPRAAAKKVNTVATKTSAELIAAADALLAAAAPPKRGRKPKAAAEDGAEPAVKKAPAAKKAAAAAADKAPAKRGRKPKAKEDGEDMDDTDLSDIESDLEGEVDVVETTSSATTEKVKPLRMKISKAKERALMKEFGLDETVLTEEEMLTRRQRLKALIKLGKTRGYLTHGEINDHLPDKLVDAETLEVVISMLNDMGVAVYEQTPDAETLLLNNTGQSATTEEEAEEEAEAALSTVDSEFGRTTDPVRMYMREMGTVELLTREGEIEIAKRIEGGLQDMMEAISASPATIAEILNMAEEIRSGKVVISTIVDGFSNPNEADDYVAEEDFDEFDEEDDDDGKGGSKALTKKLEELKNDALSRFDKMRDLFEKMHKIYDKEGYGTPAYMKVQAALTEELMTIRFTAKTIEKLCDLVRAQVDDVRKKERELRRIIVDKCGMPQETFIKEFPANLLNLEWVVKQAHANKAWSNVLERNIPPVQELQQNLIDLQTRVVVPLPGLKDINKRMNDGERASRDAKKEMIEANLRLVISIAKKYTNRGLQFLDLIQEGNIGLMKAVDKFEYRRGYKFSTYATWWIRQAITRSIADQARTIRIPVHMIETINKMNRISRQHLQEFGFEPDASILAAKMEIPEDKIRKIMKIAKEPISMETPIGDDDDSHLGDFIEDGANTAPIDAAMQAGLRDVVKDILDGLTPREAKVLRMRFGIEMSTDHTLEEVGKQFDVTRERIRQIEAKALRKLKHPSRSDKLRSFIDSL from the coding sequence ATGCCCGCTTCAAAGTCCCCGAAGTTGCCCAAGTCCGCCGCTGGCCCTGCCGCACCCGCTGAAAAATCTTTGCCTGCAACCGCAGCTGCCAGGGCCCCCTCCAAGGCCCTGACAACTGCGACCCCAACAGCGGAGCCCCGCGCCGCTGCCAAGAAAGTCAATACCGTGGCTACCAAGACCTCTGCTGAACTCATTGCCGCCGCCGACGCCCTGCTCGCGGCGGCCGCTCCCCCCAAACGCGGCCGCAAGCCCAAGGCTGCGGCCGAAGACGGCGCCGAACCTGCCGTGAAGAAGGCCCCCGCGGCCAAGAAGGCGGCGGCTGCCGCTGCCGACAAGGCCCCGGCCAAGCGCGGCCGCAAGCCCAAGGCCAAGGAAGATGGCGAGGACATGGACGACACCGACCTGTCGGACATCGAATCGGACCTCGAAGGCGAAGTCGATGTGGTGGAAACCACGAGTTCGGCCACGACCGAAAAGGTCAAGCCGCTGCGCATGAAGATCAGCAAGGCCAAGGAGCGCGCGCTGATGAAGGAATTCGGCCTGGACGAAACCGTCCTGACCGAAGAGGAAATGCTGACCCGCCGCCAGCGCCTGAAGGCGTTGATCAAGCTCGGCAAGACCCGCGGCTACCTCACGCACGGCGAAATCAACGACCATCTGCCCGACAAGCTGGTCGACGCCGAAACGCTCGAAGTCGTCATCTCCATGCTCAACGACATGGGTGTGGCGGTCTACGAACAGACGCCCGACGCCGAGACGCTGCTGCTGAACAACACCGGCCAGTCGGCCACGACCGAGGAAGAAGCCGAGGAAGAAGCCGAAGCCGCGCTGTCGACGGTGGATTCGGAATTCGGCCGCACGACCGATCCGGTGCGCATGTACATGCGTGAAATGGGCACGGTCGAGCTGCTGACGCGCGAAGGCGAAATCGAGATCGCCAAGCGCATCGAAGGCGGCCTGCAGGACATGATGGAAGCCATCAGCGCCTCGCCGGCAACGATTGCCGAGATCCTCAACATGGCCGAGGAAATCCGCAGCGGCAAGGTCGTCATCTCGACCATCGTCGACGGTTTCTCCAACCCCAACGAAGCCGATGACTACGTGGCCGAGGAAGACTTCGACGAATTCGACGAAGAGGACGACGACGACGGCAAGGGCGGCTCCAAGGCGCTGACCAAGAAGCTCGAAGAGCTGAAGAACGATGCGCTGTCGCGTTTCGACAAGATGCGCGACCTGTTCGAGAAGATGCACAAGATCTACGACAAGGAAGGCTACGGCACTCCGGCGTACATGAAGGTGCAGGCGGCGCTGACCGAAGAGCTGATGACCATCCGCTTCACGGCCAAGACGATTGAAAAGCTCTGCGACCTGGTGCGCGCGCAGGTGGATGACGTGCGCAAGAAGGAACGCGAACTGCGCCGCATCATCGTCGACAAGTGCGGCATGCCCCAGGAAACCTTCATCAAGGAATTCCCGGCCAACCTGCTGAACCTCGAATGGGTGGTCAAGCAAGCCCATGCCAACAAGGCCTGGAGCAATGTGCTCGAGCGCAACATCCCGCCGGTGCAGGAGCTGCAGCAGAACCTGATCGACCTGCAGACGCGCGTGGTCGTGCCGCTGCCGGGCCTCAAGGACATCAACAAGCGCATGAACGACGGCGAGCGTGCGTCGCGCGATGCGAAGAAGGAGATGATCGAGGCCAACCTGCGCCTGGTGATCTCGATCGCCAAGAAGTACACCAACCGCGGCCTGCAGTTCCTGGATCTGATCCAGGAAGGCAACATCGGCCTGATGAAGGCCGTCGACAAGTTCGAATACCGCCGCGGCTACAAGTTCTCGACCTATGCCACGTGGTGGATCCGCCAGGCCATCACGCGCTCGATCGCCGACCAGGCGCGCACCATCCGGATTCCGGTGCACATGATCGAGACCATCAACAAGATGAACCGCATCAGCCGCCAGCATCTGCAGGAATTCGGCTTTGAACCCGATGCGTCCATCCTGGCCGCGAAGATGGAGATTCCCGAGGACAAGATCCGCAAGATCATGAAGATCGCCAAGGAGCCGATCTCCATGGAAACGCCGATCGGCGACGACGACGACAGCCACCTGGGCGACTTCATCGAGGACGGTGCGAACACCGCCCCGATCGACGCCGCGATGCAGGCCGGCCTGCGCGACGTGGTCAAGGACATCCTCGACGGCCTGACGCCGCGCGAAGCCAAGGTGCTGCGCATGCGCTTCGGCATCGAGATGTCCACCGACCACACGCTGGAAGAAGTCGGCAAGCAGTTCGACGTGACGCGCGAACGCATCCGCCAGATCGAAGCCAAGGCGCTGCGCAAGCTCAAGCACCCTTCGCGTTCGGACAAGCTGCGCAGCTTCATCGATTCGCTGTAA
- the dnaG gene encoding DNA primase: MSIPQSFIQELLSRVDVVDIVGRYVQLRKGGANFMGLCPFHGEKSPSFSVSPSKQFYHCFGCGKNGNAIGFLMEHAGMGFVEAVQDLAGQVGLVVPQDDISPQERQRQAAQKEKQATLSDVLEKAGDAYRRHLKDSPHAIAYLKRRGVSGPTAARFGLGYAPEGWRSLASVFAQYDDPLLQESGLVIVNEEDHKRYDRFRDRLMFPIRNVKGECIGFGGRVFGDEKPKYLNSPETPVFHKGRELYGLFEARNALREMGYALVTEGYMDVVALAQLGFANAVATLGTACTPDHVQKLFRFTDAVVFSFDGDSAGRRAAHKALEAALPYATDTRSLKFLFLPSEHDPDSFIREFGTDAFARQVGDAKPLSRFLIDAASEGCDLGLPEGRAHMASNARPLWTLLPDGVLKRQLLAEIAELAQLQLQDLTELWSKEPARPGMRSAPATGMDAGYSAGPPPDLGWAPDGAPLESYGQGYSPNGGNGGAWTPGQGKARKWEKGSWGRERPPANRFEAASRGPRGTPATRTDQAARLLMAHMEFMEELTHEDFDALSRCTAPHGGLFAWLEAQFQEYGPQPWAVLRERLQECMEAHVAPLAERLMTGPHAQPEGELAELRRELRGVLNRILIDDIKQQTHAAAMAVSTNPHAAQQLRDLYNRLHFLQNETRSSS, from the coding sequence GTGTCCATTCCCCAATCGTTTATCCAAGAGCTGCTGTCCCGCGTGGATGTGGTCGACATCGTCGGCCGCTATGTGCAGCTGCGCAAAGGCGGCGCGAACTTCATGGGGCTGTGCCCCTTCCACGGCGAGAAGTCGCCGTCGTTCAGCGTCAGCCCGTCCAAACAGTTCTACCACTGCTTCGGCTGCGGCAAGAACGGCAACGCCATCGGCTTCCTGATGGAGCATGCCGGCATGGGCTTCGTCGAAGCCGTGCAGGACCTCGCCGGCCAGGTCGGCCTGGTCGTGCCCCAGGACGACATCAGTCCGCAGGAGCGCCAGCGCCAGGCCGCGCAGAAGGAAAAGCAGGCCACGCTCAGCGATGTGCTGGAAAAAGCCGGCGACGCCTACCGCCGCCACCTCAAGGACTCGCCGCACGCGATTGCCTATCTCAAGCGCCGCGGCGTCTCGGGCCCGACGGCGGCGCGCTTCGGCCTGGGCTACGCGCCCGAAGGCTGGCGCAGCCTGGCCAGCGTCTTTGCCCAGTACGACGACCCGCTGCTGCAGGAAAGCGGCCTGGTGATCGTCAACGAGGAGGACCACAAGCGCTACGACCGTTTCCGCGACCGGCTGATGTTTCCCATCCGCAACGTCAAGGGCGAGTGCATAGGCTTTGGCGGCCGGGTGTTTGGCGACGAGAAGCCCAAATACCTGAATTCGCCCGAGACCCCGGTCTTCCACAAGGGGCGCGAGCTGTATGGCCTGTTCGAGGCGCGCAACGCGCTGCGCGAGATGGGCTATGCGCTCGTGACCGAAGGCTATATGGACGTGGTGGCGCTGGCCCAGCTGGGCTTTGCCAACGCCGTGGCCACGCTGGGCACGGCCTGCACGCCCGACCATGTGCAAAAGCTGTTTCGCTTCACCGATGCCGTCGTGTTCAGCTTCGACGGCGACAGCGCGGGCCGGCGCGCGGCGCACAAGGCGCTCGAGGCCGCGCTGCCCTATGCCACCGATACGCGCAGCCTCAAGTTCCTGTTCCTGCCCAGCGAACATGACCCCGACAGCTTCATCCGCGAATTCGGCACCGATGCGTTTGCGCGCCAGGTCGGCGACGCCAAGCCGCTGAGCCGCTTCCTGATCGACGCGGCCAGCGAAGGCTGCGACCTGGGGCTGCCCGAGGGCCGGGCCCACATGGCCAGCAACGCCCGGCCGCTGTGGACGCTGCTGCCCGACGGCGTGCTCAAGCGCCAGCTGCTGGCCGAGATTGCCGAGCTGGCCCAGTTGCAGCTGCAGGACCTGACCGAGCTGTGGAGCAAGGAGCCGGCGCGCCCCGGCATGCGCAGCGCCCCGGCCACCGGCATGGACGCCGGCTACAGTGCGGGGCCGCCGCCCGACCTGGGCTGGGCGCCCGACGGCGCCCCGCTGGAGAGCTACGGCCAGGGCTACAGCCCGAACGGCGGCAACGGCGGTGCCTGGACCCCGGGCCAGGGCAAGGCACGCAAATGGGAAAAAGGCAGCTGGGGGCGCGAGCGCCCGCCGGCTAACCGTTTCGAGGCCGCGTCGCGCGGTCCGCGCGGCACGCCCGCGACGCGCACCGACCAGGCCGCACGGCTGCTGATGGCGCACATGGAGTTCATGGAAGAGCTCACGCACGAGGATTTCGATGCGCTGTCGCGCTGCACCGCGCCGCACGGGGGCTTGTTTGCGTGGCTCGAGGCCCAATTTCAGGAATATGGGCCGCAACCCTGGGCCGTGCTGCGTGAGCGGCTGCAGGAATGCATGGAGGCGCATGTCGCGCCGCTGGCCGAACGCTTGATGACCGGCCCCCACGCCCAGCCCGAAGGCGAGCTGGCCGAGCTGCGGCGCGAATTGCGCGGCGTGCTCAACCGCATCCTGATCGACGACATCAAGCAGCAGACGCATGCTGCCGCGATGGCGGTGTCGACCAATCCGCATGCGGCCCAACAGCTGCGTGACTTATACAATCGGTTACATTTTCTGCAAAATGAAACCCGCAGTTCCTCTTGA
- a CDS encoding SMR family transporter, with protein MSISYLYLALAIVCEVIATSFLKSAEGFTRLWPSVITATGYALAFFFLSLTLRTVPTGVAYAIWSGAGIVLVSAIAWFWQGQTLDAAALVGMGLIVAGVLVIQLFSTSAGH; from the coding sequence ATGTCGATCAGCTATCTGTACCTCGCGCTGGCCATCGTCTGCGAAGTCATCGCCACCTCGTTCCTCAAGAGCGCCGAGGGCTTCACGCGGCTGTGGCCCTCGGTCATCACGGCCACGGGCTATGCGCTGGCCTTTTTCTTCCTGTCGCTGACGCTGCGCACCGTGCCCACGGGCGTCGCCTATGCCATCTGGTCCGGCGCGGGCATCGTGCTGGTCTCGGCCATTGCCTGGTTCTGGCAGGGCCAGACGCTCGATGCCGCGGCGCTGGTCGGCATGGGGCTGATCGTGGCGGGCGTGCTGGTGATCCAGCTGTTTTCCACTTCGGCGGGGCACTGA
- a CDS encoding TetR/AcrR family transcriptional regulator — protein MTEPEAEIPAGALPSRARQGRERILDAIREAAIAEFSRHGFKGASTKAIAERAGLTKPQLHYYISSKEELYEELLYSVLGGWSSAFVFDIDSDDPRTVLAGYVRKKLDYALDNPGLSRIFTTEVLGGGRNLGKYWPVAVKSTQQKVELIKRWIAEGRMRALDPTLLLMQIWGMTQHYADYGVQVHIMLGLAPDEPIDREPIVRELTTFVLLGCGLAPE, from the coding sequence ATGACCGAACCCGAAGCCGAGATTCCTGCCGGCGCCCTGCCCAGCCGCGCGCGGCAAGGCCGCGAACGCATCCTGGACGCCATCCGCGAAGCGGCCATTGCCGAGTTCAGCCGGCATGGCTTCAAGGGCGCGTCGACCAAGGCCATTGCCGAGCGCGCGGGCCTCACCAAGCCCCAGCTGCACTATTACATCAGCAGCAAGGAAGAGCTTTACGAGGAACTGCTGTATTCGGTGCTGGGTGGCTGGTCGAGCGCCTTCGTGTTCGATATCGACAGCGACGACCCGCGCACGGTGCTTGCCGGCTATGTGCGCAAGAAGCTCGACTACGCGCTCGACAACCCGGGCCTGTCGCGCATCTTCACGACCGAGGTGCTGGGCGGCGGCCGCAACCTGGGCAAGTACTGGCCGGTGGCCGTGAAATCCACGCAGCAGAAGGTCGAGCTGATCAAGCGCTGGATCGCCGAAGGCCGCATGCGCGCGCTCGACCCCACGCTGCTGCTGATGCAGATCTGGGGCATGACCCAGCACTACGCCGACTACGGCGTGCAGGTGCACATCATGCTGGGCCTCGCGCCCGACGAACCCATCGACCGCGAACCCATCGTGCGCGAGCTCACCACTTTTGTGCTGCTGGGCTGCGGCCTCGCACCAGAATAG
- a CDS encoding MarR family winged helix-turn-helix transcriptional regulator, which yields MNTPQGCTNLKLRQLTRLVTRHYDHYTAAAGLKTTQYSLLSHVEKLGPIRPGDLARCMQMDASTLTRNLQPLVAQGWLVVGAGEDARSRLVEVTDSGRAKRAEGQRAWKQAQLALNARLGTEQVAALHALLDAGIACFDADANADAGDE from the coding sequence ATGAACACTCCCCAAGGCTGTACCAATCTGAAGCTGCGCCAGCTGACCCGGCTTGTCACGCGCCACTACGACCATTACACCGCCGCGGCCGGGCTCAAGACCACCCAGTATTCGCTGCTGTCGCATGTGGAGAAGCTCGGCCCGATACGGCCCGGCGATCTGGCCAGGTGCATGCAGATGGATGCCTCCACGCTCACGCGCAACCTGCAGCCGCTGGTCGCCCAGGGCTGGCTCGTGGTCGGCGCGGGCGAAGATGCGCGCAGCCGCCTTGTGGAAGTCACCGACTCGGGCCGCGCCAAGCGCGCCGAAGGCCAGCGCGCCTGGAAGCAGGCCCAGCTCGCGCTCAATGCGCGCCTGGGCACCGAACAGGTCGCCGCGCTGCACGCGCTGCTCGACGCGGGCATTGCCTGCTTCGATGCGGATGCGAACGCGGATGCCGGCGACGAATGA
- a CDS encoding MaoC family dehydratase, which translates to MSTTDASTSVSYLDDLAPGQRFVGSMRLQVDAQRIKSFAAEFDPQPFHLDDDAARGTLFRGLAASGWHTAALTMRLLVGKDFPLAGGIVGAGFDELRWPLPVRPGDTLRVECEVLEVRPSKSRPEQGLLKLRTTTFNQHDQAVQISVGTLVVPRRGKGS; encoded by the coding sequence ATGTCCACCACTGATGCCTCCACCAGCGTTTCCTATCTCGACGACCTCGCCCCGGGGCAGCGCTTTGTCGGCAGCATGCGCCTGCAGGTGGACGCGCAACGCATCAAGTCCTTTGCCGCCGAGTTCGACCCCCAGCCTTTCCATCTCGACGACGACGCCGCGCGCGGCACGCTGTTTCGCGGCCTGGCCGCGAGCGGCTGGCACACCGCGGCGCTGACCATGCGCCTGCTCGTGGGCAAGGATTTCCCCCTGGCCGGCGGCATCGTCGGTGCGGGCTTTGACGAGCTGCGCTGGCCGCTGCCCGTGCGGCCCGGCGACACGCTGCGCGTGGAGTGCGAGGTGCTCGAAGTGCGGCCGTCGAAGTCGCGGCCCGAACAGGGCCTGCTCAAGCTGCGCACGACGACCTTCAACCAGCACGATCAGGCGGTGCAGATTTCGGTGGGTACGCTGGTGGTGCCCCGGCGCGGGAAGGGATCCTGA
- the map gene encoding type I methionyl aminopeptidase translates to MKRSSTTPIHTVSDIAQSRLAGQLAARVLRMLVPHVRAGVSTNELDRLCHDYIVDELGCIPANIGYHGYTKTICASVNHVVCHGIPSDREVLKDGDIVNVDVALIKDGWFGDTSRMYVVGEPRAQARRLVRTAYEAMRAGIQAVRPGATLGDVGHAIESVARRERFTVVQEYCGHGIGQIYHDTPDVLNYGVPGQGLKLEPGMIFTIEPMLNAGKAATRELSDGWTVITNDKSLSAQWEHMVCVTETGYEVLTAWPEGTGDYPAI, encoded by the coding sequence ATGAAGCGCTCCAGCACCACGCCCATCCACACCGTCTCCGATATCGCCCAGTCGCGGCTTGCGGGCCAGCTGGCCGCGCGGGTGCTGCGGATGCTGGTGCCGCATGTGCGCGCCGGTGTCAGCACCAACGAACTCGACCGGCTGTGCCACGATTACATCGTCGACGAACTCGGCTGCATTCCTGCCAACATCGGCTACCACGGCTACACCAAGACCATCTGCGCCTCGGTCAACCATGTGGTGTGCCATGGCATACCCTCCGACCGCGAGGTGCTCAAGGACGGCGACATCGTCAATGTCGATGTGGCGCTGATCAAGGACGGCTGGTTCGGCGACACCAGCCGCATGTATGTCGTGGGCGAGCCGCGCGCCCAGGCGCGGCGCCTGGTGCGCACCGCCTACGAGGCCATGCGCGCCGGTATCCAGGCGGTGCGTCCCGGCGCGACGCTGGGCGATGTCGGCCATGCGATTGAAAGCGTGGCCAGGCGCGAGCGCTTCACCGTGGTGCAGGAATACTGCGGCCATGGCATTGGCCAGATCTACCACGACACGCCCGACGTGCTGAACTACGGCGTGCCCGGCCAGGGGCTGAAGCTCGAGCCCGGCATGATCTTCACCATCGAGCCGATGCTCAATGCCGGCAAGGCTGCGACGCGCGAGCTCAGCGATGGCTGGACCGTCATCACCAATGACAAGTCGCTGTCGGCGCAGTGGGAGCACATGGTCTGCGTGACCGAGACCGGCTATGAAGTGCTCACTGCCTGGCCCGAGGGCACGGGCGACTACCCCGCCATCTGA
- a CDS encoding NAD(P)H-dependent oxidoreductase produces the protein MRVLVIYCHPVETSYQAALHTEVVLNLRSAGHEVDDCDLYAEDFNPVLSREERLGYHEVPGNRVPVQGYVDRLLWAEAVVFCFPTWCFGMPAMLKGFFDRVLMPGVAFDISDPQHVKSALTHLKRISAVVTYGRPRWTALLMGDPPRKSVTRYLRLLTGGKARVDYHACYHMNVATPRRLEAFKARVGDAMARFA, from the coding sequence ATGCGCGTTCTTGTCATCTATTGCCACCCGGTCGAGACCAGCTACCAGGCGGCGCTGCACACCGAGGTCGTGCTCAACCTGCGCAGCGCGGGGCATGAGGTCGACGATTGCGATCTGTATGCCGAAGACTTCAACCCGGTGCTGAGCCGCGAGGAGCGCCTGGGTTACCACGAGGTGCCCGGCAACCGCGTGCCGGTGCAGGGCTATGTCGACCGCCTGCTGTGGGCCGAGGCCGTGGTGTTTTGCTTTCCCACCTGGTGCTTCGGCATGCCGGCCATGCTCAAGGGCTTTTTCGACCGCGTGCTGATGCCCGGCGTGGCCTTCGACATCAGCGACCCGCAGCATGTCAAGTCCGCACTGACCCATCTCAAGCGCATCTCGGCCGTCGTGACCTATGGCCGGCCGCGCTGGACCGCGCTGCTGATGGGCGATCCGCCGCGCAAGTCGGTGACGCGCTACCTGCGCCTGCTCACGGGCGGCAAGGCGCGCGTCGACTACCACGCTTGCTACCACATGAACGTGGCCACACCGCGGCGCCTCGAAGCCTTCAAGGCACGCGTGGGCGATGCGATGGCGCGCTTTGCCTGA
- a CDS encoding 2Fe-2S iron-sulfur cluster-binding protein: MQTTASIAASPAIEQAFELVLARSQMRLTVEPGESMADVLQLAGIAVDTLCEQGVCGTCATRWLDGSPEHRDSCLSAEERRTHVAVCCARSHGAALTLDL; this comes from the coding sequence ATGCAAACCACTGCTTCCATTGCTGCGTCGCCTGCCATCGAACAGGCCTTTGAACTGGTGCTGGCACGCAGCCAGATGCGCCTGACGGTCGAGCCCGGCGAAAGCATGGCCGACGTGCTGCAGCTTGCCGGCATTGCCGTCGACACGCTGTGCGAGCAAGGCGTCTGCGGCACCTGCGCCACGCGCTGGCTGGACGGAAGTCCCGAACACCGCGACAGCTGCCTGAGCGCCGAGGAGCGGCGCACCCATGTCGCCGTGTGCTGCGCACGCAGCCATGGCGCTGCCCTCACCCTCGATCTCTGA